From Leptospira fainei serovar Hurstbridge str. BUT 6, the proteins below share one genomic window:
- a CDS encoding glycosyltransferase has translation MKILYFSDTFLPKVDGVAISMRNFAELLAERGHEFLICCPKYGDGDFDRMGDHIRIERFRSGYLPSYPDIKVVLPSPAKIKRIIKEFQPDLVHIHTPGLLGLYGINATERYGIPSIGTYHTLMSEQDMYLSLYRLLKLDKLFMRVGKLNKKLRIKDLIKFEKFDKFNIRKKIILKITNNLYDRCDLIISPSHLIKKQLEEFGIKKPVAVISNGLDLSEFKGLPKKLEGSPKLLHVGRISYEKNCDVIINSFKLIKDSLPDATLTIIGDGPALASLKLQSEKLGIEKSVFFKGFIDRKDLPKEYPNYDLFLTASTMETQGLVILESIACGLPAVGVDSFAIPELIHDSKNGYIAKPFDVKDIAEKSVKILKDPELFAAFSIESIRIAQSHEIKACVDRTEEVYKAVAELKGKKKSPSLFNMIFSLDPFGLFG, from the coding sequence ATGAAAATCCTTTATTTTTCGGACACATTCCTACCTAAAGTCGACGGGGTTGCAATCTCGATGCGGAATTTCGCCGAGTTGCTTGCCGAGAGAGGGCATGAATTTTTGATATGCTGTCCCAAATACGGAGATGGGGACTTCGATCGGATGGGGGATCATATTCGCATAGAACGATTTCGTAGCGGATATTTGCCTAGTTATCCGGATATTAAAGTCGTTTTACCTTCTCCGGCAAAAATTAAAAGAATTATCAAAGAATTCCAGCCGGACTTAGTTCATATTCATACCCCGGGGCTACTCGGTTTGTACGGAATTAATGCTACGGAACGATACGGTATACCGAGCATCGGAACCTATCACACTCTGATGTCCGAACAAGACATGTATTTATCCTTATACAGGCTTTTGAAGTTAGATAAACTGTTTATGAGAGTCGGCAAGCTGAATAAAAAACTGCGTATTAAGGATTTGATAAAATTCGAGAAGTTCGACAAATTCAATATCCGGAAAAAAATCATACTCAAGATCACGAACAATTTGTACGATCGATGCGATCTGATTATCTCTCCCTCCCATCTCATAAAAAAGCAGCTGGAGGAGTTCGGGATTAAAAAGCCTGTCGCCGTGATTTCGAACGGATTGGACCTATCCGAATTCAAAGGACTCCCTAAAAAATTGGAAGGAAGTCCGAAACTTCTGCACGTAGGAAGAATTTCCTACGAGAAAAACTGCGACGTAATCATTAATTCCTTTAAATTGATTAAGGATTCGCTTCCGGATGCGACATTAACGATCATAGGCGACGGTCCGGCTCTCGCATCCTTAAAATTGCAGTCTGAAAAACTCGGAATAGAGAAGTCGGTCTTCTTTAAGGGGTTTATCGATCGGAAGGATTTACCTAAGGAATATCCGAATTACGATTTATTTTTAACCGCGTCCACTATGGAAACTCAAGGTTTGGTGATCTTAGAATCAATAGCCTGCGGTTTGCCGGCGGTGGGCGTGGATTCCTTTGCCATTCCAGAATTGATCCATGATTCTAAAAACGGTTATATCGCAAAGCCATTCGATGTGAAAGATATAGCTGAGAAATCGGTTAAGATCCTTAAAGATCCCGAGTTATTTGCCGCATTTTCGATAGAATCGATTAGGATCGCGCAAAGCCATGAAATCAAAGCATGCGTCGATAGAACTGAAGAAGTGTATAAAGCTGTCGCCGAGTTAAAAGGGAAGAAAAAAAGTCCTTCGCTTTTTAATATGATTTTTTCACTGGATCCGTTCGGTCTATTCGGTTAA
- a CDS encoding glycosyltransferase family 9 protein → MNLLVLRFSAMGDVALMAPALIAVVAKYTNIQLTVVTRGNYAPFFYNIPNVHVIGINLKKYRGIMGLYRLFRELNKLGPYEKIVDLHSSVRSRFISLFFRLRGVPIFQIVKGRREKLRQIRRNRKVLRKLPHTVDRYLKVFDKAGYPASVRKGPWINVDPESKIFAKDFLLSRKIDKKEGLWVGYAPFAGHKLKEWPHEKSIALLKLLKEEFPNIRIFLFGSSQEASIMEEWRNGDQSMTIVSGGKLGIRGELGIMERMDVIIGMDSSNIHIAALLKRPVVALFGTTHPYSGFAPFGQEDTGVLQIEDLACRPCSIYGNTTCFRKDFACMEWITPEDVIKRINVIININTLF, encoded by the coding sequence ATGAACCTTCTTGTTCTTCGTTTTTCGGCAATGGGAGACGTCGCTCTAATGGCGCCGGCTTTAATAGCTGTCGTTGCCAAATATACGAATATCCAGCTGACGGTGGTGACTCGGGGAAATTACGCCCCCTTTTTCTATAATATTCCGAACGTTCACGTAATCGGAATTAATCTTAAGAAATACAGGGGAATTATGGGCCTTTACCGATTATTTCGGGAGCTGAACAAGCTGGGTCCTTACGAGAAAATAGTCGATTTACACTCGAGCGTAAGATCCAGATTTATCAGTTTATTTTTCCGTTTAAGGGGCGTGCCGATTTTTCAAATCGTGAAAGGCAGACGCGAAAAATTACGGCAGATTCGTAGAAATAGAAAAGTACTTCGAAAACTTCCCCACACGGTTGATCGATACTTGAAGGTATTCGATAAGGCGGGATACCCCGCTTCCGTTCGCAAAGGACCTTGGATAAACGTGGATCCGGAATCCAAAATTTTTGCGAAGGATTTTCTGCTTTCCAGAAAGATCGATAAAAAAGAGGGCCTTTGGGTCGGATACGCGCCATTTGCCGGCCACAAACTGAAAGAATGGCCGCATGAAAAAAGCATCGCGCTGCTTAAACTACTCAAGGAAGAATTTCCGAATATTAGGATTTTCTTATTCGGATCGTCGCAAGAAGCCTCCATCATGGAAGAATGGAGAAACGGCGATCAATCGATGACGATCGTCTCCGGAGGAAAACTCGGAATACGAGGAGAACTCGGAATCATGGAAAGAATGGACGTAATCATAGGGATGGATTCGTCCAACATTCACATCGCAGCTCTTCTAAAGCGTCCTGTCGTCGCGCTCTTCGGAACGACTCATCCGTATTCGGGCTTTGCGCCTTTTGGTCAGGAAGATACCGGCGTTCTGCAAATAGAGGACCTTGCTTGTCGACCATGCAGCATTTACGGAAATACGACCTGCTTTAGAAAGGACTTTGCGTGTATGGAGTGGATCACGCCAGAGGACGTTATCAAACGTATCAATGTGATTATAAATATCAATACTCTCTTTTAA
- a CDS encoding DUF4254 domain-containing protein translates to MQLDSASVVSIFQKSIQDWHVSESLSENPYPSASLEHLFYKKNQIDTVQWHVEDEIRRPDLPDSNLVQFKRQIDALNQERTDTVELIDDFISSRFQDVPRKPNARMNSETPAWLIDRMSILELKIYHMEEQTRRTDASYAHIEACKTKLSILLEQRKDLSICLDEILDDLSKGEKYYKVYRQMKMYNDKNLNPSLYTKKA, encoded by the coding sequence ATGCAGTTAGATTCAGCCTCCGTTGTTTCGATTTTTCAAAAATCCATCCAAGATTGGCATGTAAGCGAATCCTTATCAGAAAACCCCTACCCCTCGGCCAGTTTAGAACATTTATTCTATAAAAAGAACCAAATTGATACGGTACAATGGCATGTTGAAGACGAAATCCGACGACCGGATTTGCCGGATTCAAATCTCGTTCAGTTTAAGCGTCAGATAGACGCTTTAAATCAAGAAAGAACGGATACTGTCGAGTTAATCGACGATTTTATTTCATCCCGCTTTCAGGATGTTCCTCGCAAACCGAACGCCCGCATGAATTCGGAGACTCCGGCCTGGTTGATAGATCGGATGAGTATTTTAGAACTCAAAATCTATCATATGGAAGAGCAAACCCGTCGGACGGACGCCTCATATGCGCATATCGAAGCTTGTAAAACGAAACTAAGTATTCTCCTTGAGCAACGGAAAGATTTGTCGATTTGCCTGGATGAGATTTTGGACGATCTGTCCAAAGGCGAGAAATATTATAAAGTTTATCGTCAAATGAAAATGTACAACGATAAGAATCTTAATCCTTCTTTGTATACCAAAAAAGCATGA
- a CDS encoding patatin-like phospholipase family protein produces the protein MIRFVPPEALQFLASIPLFKSLPRKFLVQIYKHIEERNIYNHDVIYYKGEISKELYLIRHGEVMVTLGEAGQTVRYLGEGDIFAENSVLTRSVHSGSATAVLDTLLYVLDGEYFLRLAAKEKILSQNLMRLMGIRMREVIEGVIKNPSVPRRLICHIPTEEIEDFKHHLDSIVETGRRSHEGNVSLFKIDTFKDKSLSDMIRMISQLRKKSPVLHIYFRTPSIMPEFDKVVQQCDQIVFWEDNPERNVKQKTEIIDYWKPRIRNYDGRTSKIVVSDKAIHHEDKSTNQRIFYKGETFARYLVSKTRGLALGGGGARALAHVGLLKVLEREGIRFDYVSGSSFGAVIAALYARGESADSIYKMISKFFGGIDKPFDPTIPLISFFKGKKMLRMLKDAFGSQLIEDLKIPFVTSAVDLHSGQEYVMDQGPIWEALASAMSLPGMFPPVFKGDHLLIDGGVINNVPDNLIRKRGADVILSVNVSPLRDDAIVRLLEDRKVTGKSFFKNLWEDVTYPPILKIMARAITLEGREITKLRKEKMDLFVNMHIEEFAFTDFGRYKEVIKKGELEAEAATKEIRELFFPSERKK, from the coding sequence ATGATACGTTTCGTCCCTCCCGAAGCATTGCAATTTCTTGCCTCAATTCCATTATTTAAAAGTCTCCCGCGAAAGTTTCTCGTTCAAATTTATAAGCATATCGAAGAACGAAATATTTATAACCATGATGTCATCTATTATAAGGGAGAGATTTCTAAGGAGCTGTATCTAATACGACATGGCGAGGTCATGGTCACTTTGGGGGAAGCCGGACAAACCGTTCGATACTTAGGTGAAGGGGATATTTTTGCCGAAAACAGCGTTTTAACCAGGTCCGTGCATTCAGGTTCAGCAACGGCAGTTTTGGATACTCTTCTGTACGTATTGGACGGCGAATACTTCCTCCGATTGGCTGCAAAGGAAAAGATCTTATCTCAAAATCTAATGCGCCTCATGGGAATCCGCATGCGCGAAGTAATCGAAGGAGTGATCAAGAACCCGTCGGTTCCGCGAAGATTGATCTGCCATATTCCAACCGAAGAGATCGAGGACTTTAAACATCATCTAGATTCTATCGTCGAAACAGGGAGACGATCGCACGAAGGAAATGTCTCTCTTTTCAAGATCGATACGTTCAAAGATAAATCGTTATCCGACATGATTCGGATGATTTCCCAGCTTAGAAAAAAATCACCGGTTCTCCATATCTATTTTCGTACTCCGAGCATAATGCCGGAATTTGATAAGGTCGTGCAACAATGCGATCAAATAGTCTTTTGGGAGGACAATCCTGAAAGGAACGTAAAGCAAAAAACCGAAATCATCGATTATTGGAAACCTCGAATACGTAATTACGACGGACGCACATCGAAGATCGTCGTTTCCGATAAAGCGATCCATCATGAAGATAAAAGTACCAATCAAAGGATTTTCTATAAAGGCGAGACTTTTGCAAGATATTTGGTTTCTAAAACTAGAGGATTGGCTCTGGGCGGCGGCGGCGCTAGAGCCTTGGCTCACGTCGGGCTATTGAAAGTTTTAGAAAGGGAGGGGATCAGATTCGATTATGTTTCGGGATCTTCCTTCGGCGCGGTAATAGCCGCATTATATGCCAGAGGAGAAAGCGCGGACTCTATCTACAAAATGATCAGTAAATTCTTCGGTGGAATCGATAAGCCGTTTGATCCCACCATTCCGTTAATTTCCTTCTTTAAGGGAAAAAAGATGCTGCGAATGTTGAAGGACGCATTCGGCTCGCAATTGATCGAGGACCTAAAAATTCCGTTTGTGACCTCCGCCGTGGATTTGCATAGCGGACAGGAGTATGTAATGGATCAGGGCCCGATTTGGGAGGCCCTTGCATCTGCGATGAGTTTACCCGGGATGTTCCCGCCGGTATTTAAAGGAGACCATCTTTTAATCGACGGAGGCGTAATCAACAATGTTCCCGATAACTTGATACGCAAAAGAGGGGCCGACGTAATCCTTTCGGTAAACGTTTCTCCATTGCGCGACGATGCGATCGTCCGCCTTTTGGAAGACCGTAAAGTGACCGGGAAATCCTTCTTTAAAAATCTTTGGGAGGACGTTACGTATCCTCCTATTTTAAAGATTATGGCTAGAGCAATAACTCTTGAAGGACGAGAGATTACCAAACTTAGAAAAGAGAAAATGGATCTTTTCGTGAATATGCATATCGAAGAATTCGCCTTCACCGATTTCGGACGATATAAGGAAGTGATAAAGAAAGGCGAGTTGGAAGCCGAGGCTGCCACAAAGGAAATCCGGGAATTATTCTTTCCCTCCGAACGGAAAAAATGA
- a CDS encoding nucleoside phosphorylase-I family protein translates to MKNREILFCGAFTGEIDKLQSEERFWVLETGVGNLNAALRLQSFLLENKEHPPKSIIFLGSAGVYPWVARKEWEGKLGLSRVFTNYEIAYLDKKIRVPEFLKLKLEFTAFEIPAIGNGFFESTANGTGSVTLEDLSPRATERLKTEDIGLENMEVFGLAKVAESFTIPLTAIFSLTNRVGPKGSDEWKSSWRKLSDKLQEAIIASFP, encoded by the coding sequence ATGAAAAATCGAGAAATCCTTTTTTGCGGAGCCTTTACCGGAGAAATAGACAAGCTGCAATCCGAAGAGCGATTTTGGGTCTTAGAGACCGGAGTGGGAAACTTAAATGCGGCGCTCCGCCTACAATCTTTTCTCTTGGAAAATAAGGAACATCCACCCAAATCGATTATTTTCTTAGGTTCGGCGGGAGTGTATCCGTGGGTTGCCCGAAAAGAATGGGAAGGAAAGCTGGGGCTTTCCAGAGTATTTACGAATTACGAAATCGCCTATCTGGATAAGAAAATACGCGTACCGGAGTTTCTAAAGCTAAAACTGGAATTTACGGCATTCGAAATTCCTGCGATAGGCAACGGCTTTTTCGAATCTACTGCAAATGGGACCGGTTCGGTAACGTTAGAAGACCTTAGCCCCCGAGCTACCGAACGTTTAAAAACCGAAGACATAGGCTTGGAAAATATGGAAGTTTTCGGACTCGCTAAGGTAGCGGAAAGTTTTACCATTCCCTTAACCGCCATCTTCTCTCTCACGAATCGAGTGGGTCCTAAAGGAAGCGATGAATGGAAATCTTCCTGGAGAAAATTATCCGATAAATTGCAGGAAGCTATTATCGCTTCGTTTCCATGA
- a CDS encoding AMP-dependent synthetase/ligase: MEKLSVYHLVRDSCNQYRDRPFHWIWDEKQHTFTGISYGEWFSSLERLSGYLLSKGLKRGDKVGLICDNRTEWSLCSFSVVCAGGVDVPRGCDASADDIIYILSHTDAKIVFIEKNSVLKKLSNRPDCLSSIEVLILIEDESTFEGLGEIRSRFPKLEILALEKALSSGEQYLSKKGPEILKQAGESLAGKDTATIIYTSGTTGVPKGVVLKHRSFTWSVQQLQQFVPVTYSDRTVVFLPPWHIAERILETALLSWGASMASSGVASLQRDFGLIQPTVLVSVPRVWEALYRKIWDTAKKGPSWKFTLFSLAVKTAEFHSSLYDTITGNYATTEDEPSDQKAMDRFLALALYGPISLANLLSQKILQPVRASLGGRLRFAFCGAGAMPSKIQFFFRSIGIPIIETYGMTETTGMGAMGGFPIPKTGAIGPVFPGAHIKLLDETGAVVTESGVKGTAWHKGPHVTAGYYKDDEKNRISLIDGWFDSGDLFVWTKTGELKFAGRAKDTIVLSSGENVEPEPIEAKISESEFIQFVVVVGQDRKFLSALIVPNFEKLREKFSDIGQILPEDNTEVVANPAVLKFYKELLKEKISQDNGFKNFERISDFLLIEKPFEKGEELTETMKIKRKVVLENYSRQISELYS; the protein is encoded by the coding sequence ATGGAAAAACTTAGCGTATACCATCTAGTCCGGGATTCTTGCAATCAATATCGGGACCGTCCCTTTCATTGGATCTGGGATGAAAAGCAACATACGTTTACCGGAATTTCGTACGGGGAATGGTTTTCCAGCCTAGAAAGACTTTCGGGATATTTGCTTTCCAAAGGACTAAAGCGAGGAGACAAGGTCGGACTCATCTGTGATAATCGCACGGAATGGTCTCTGTGCTCTTTTTCGGTCGTCTGCGCAGGCGGCGTAGATGTTCCGAGAGGTTGCGATGCAAGTGCGGACGATATCATTTATATTCTAAGCCATACGGACGCGAAAATCGTCTTTATCGAAAAGAATTCGGTTCTAAAAAAGCTTAGTAACCGTCCGGATTGTTTATCCTCAATTGAAGTTCTTATTTTAATCGAAGACGAATCCACTTTCGAGGGCTTAGGCGAGATCAGGAGCCGATTCCCAAAATTGGAAATCCTTGCGCTGGAAAAAGCATTATCTTCCGGCGAACAATATCTCTCGAAGAAAGGACCGGAGATCTTGAAACAAGCGGGAGAATCGCTTGCAGGTAAAGATACTGCAACGATCATTTACACTTCCGGCACAACCGGAGTACCGAAAGGGGTCGTTCTTAAACATAGATCGTTTACCTGGAGCGTCCAGCAACTTCAACAATTCGTCCCCGTAACCTACTCGGACCGAACTGTGGTTTTTCTTCCGCCTTGGCATATCGCGGAACGGATTTTAGAGACGGCCTTACTTTCCTGGGGAGCTTCAATGGCCTCTTCCGGAGTTGCTAGTTTACAGCGAGACTTTGGCCTAATCCAACCGACCGTACTAGTTTCAGTTCCCCGAGTATGGGAGGCATTGTATCGTAAAATCTGGGATACGGCCAAAAAAGGACCATCCTGGAAATTTACGCTTTTCTCCTTAGCCGTAAAAACAGCCGAGTTCCATAGCTCTCTCTATGATACGATCACCGGAAATTACGCAACGACGGAAGATGAACCTTCTGACCAAAAAGCTATGGATAGATTCCTGGCATTAGCGCTATACGGGCCGATTTCACTGGCAAATCTGCTTTCTCAAAAAATTCTCCAGCCGGTTCGTGCATCTTTGGGCGGACGTTTGCGTTTCGCATTTTGCGGCGCAGGAGCGATGCCTTCTAAAATCCAATTTTTTTTCCGCTCCATCGGCATTCCCATTATCGAAACCTACGGAATGACAGAGACTACCGGAATGGGAGCTATGGGTGGCTTTCCTATTCCGAAAACAGGCGCGATAGGACCCGTTTTTCCAGGTGCACATATAAAACTTTTGGATGAGACCGGGGCAGTCGTTACCGAATCCGGAGTAAAAGGTACCGCCTGGCATAAAGGACCGCATGTCACCGCAGGCTATTACAAAGACGACGAAAAAAATCGGATTTCGCTTATCGATGGTTGGTTCGATTCCGGAGATTTATTCGTCTGGACTAAGACGGGCGAACTCAAGTTTGCGGGACGTGCGAAAGACACGATCGTATTGTCGTCCGGCGAGAATGTGGAACCGGAACCGATAGAAGCTAAAATTTCCGAATCCGAATTTATCCAATTTGTCGTAGTAGTCGGGCAGGATCGGAAATTTCTGAGCGCCTTGATCGTTCCTAATTTTGAAAAACTTAGGGAAAAATTCTCGGATATCGGGCAAATACTGCCGGAAGACAATACCGAAGTCGTTGCCAACCCGGCCGTACTGAAATTTTATAAAGAACTACTGAAAGAAAAAATTTCGCAAGACAACGGATTTAAGAACTTTGAAAGGATCTCCGATTTTTTGTTAATCGAAAAGCCGTTTGAAAAAGGGGAAGAACTCACGGAGACTATGAAAATAAAACGTAAAGTCGTTCTCGAGAATTATTCTCGTCAAATCAGTGAGTTATATTCTTAA
- the argC gene encoding N-acetyl-gamma-glutamyl-phosphate reductase, which produces MPEISIIGAGGFTGKELLGLLARHPKYKTVHLTSDKLAGKKISEVFPDLPFPEDLVFKKHEDQVPKGSLVVLAVPNEASLTLAPRFLNAGHKLIDLSGVYRLHDREAFEKTYKLTHTNFELVNQAVFGIPELFREKLKGANFVSNPGCYSTSVILALYLLGDIRKKIRSRIIADCKSGVSGAGGRVEDGGFSFTGVHENFRAYKILAHQHEPEIQEYSYVGSGLPQPEILFVPHLLPLYRGILSTIYLETEATEDLDVLATLRKNSSGEPFVRIRETPEEIDLSKVVHTNFLDIGVRQRGRTITIVSALDNLVKGAAGQALQNINLMLGEKETLGLLP; this is translated from the coding sequence ATGCCAGAAATCAGTATTATCGGGGCCGGCGGATTTACCGGAAAAGAGCTTCTCGGACTTTTAGCTCGCCATCCAAAATACAAAACGGTTCATCTCACAAGCGATAAGCTTGCAGGGAAAAAAATATCGGAAGTATTTCCCGATCTCCCATTTCCGGAGGATTTGGTTTTTAAGAAGCACGAAGATCAAGTTCCAAAGGGATCCTTAGTGGTTTTAGCGGTCCCAAACGAAGCTTCCTTAACCTTGGCTCCGAGATTCTTAAATGCCGGACATAAATTAATCGATCTCTCCGGGGTGTATCGCCTTCATGATCGCGAAGCATTCGAGAAAACTTACAAACTAACCCACACTAATTTCGAACTCGTAAATCAGGCGGTTTTCGGAATTCCTGAATTGTTTAGGGAAAAGTTGAAAGGAGCGAATTTCGTTTCGAATCCCGGATGTTATTCCACTTCCGTAATATTGGCATTATATCTTCTCGGCGACATTAGGAAGAAGATTCGAAGTCGGATTATTGCCGACTGCAAATCCGGAGTGAGCGGTGCGGGCGGAAGAGTGGAAGACGGGGGTTTCTCCTTTACGGGAGTGCATGAAAACTTTCGCGCTTATAAGATTTTAGCCCACCAACATGAACCTGAAATCCAAGAATATTCCTATGTAGGCTCCGGACTACCGCAGCCCGAAATTCTCTTCGTTCCTCATCTTCTTCCGCTCTATCGAGGAATATTATCCACAATCTATCTCGAAACGGAAGCAACAGAAGATCTGGACGTTCTTGCAACTCTAAGGAAAAACTCCTCGGGCGAACCGTTTGTACGAATTCGGGAAACTCCTGAAGAAATCGATCTATCGAAAGTCGTTCATACGAATTTCCTAGATATCGGAGTACGCCAAAGAGGAAGGACGATCACCATCGTCTCCGCTTTGGATAACCTAGTGAAAGGCGCCGCGGGGCAGGCCTTACAAAATATAAATTTAATGCTTGGAGAAAAGGAAACTCTCGGTCTCCTTCCGTAA
- the recA gene encoding recombinase RecA translates to MKKQKEEAQGLDDSKKMAIDQAMTQIEKQFGKGSIMRLGAASATNVMPVIPTGSLDLDIALGIGGYPLGRIIEIYGPESSGKTTLTLAAIAEAQKRGGVAAFIDAEHALDPSYAKKLGVNLEELLVSQPDNGEEALEICESLVRSNAIDIIVVDSVAALVPKAEIEGDMGDAHMGLQARLMSQALRKLTGTISKSRTVVVFINQIRMKIGVMFGSPETTTGGNALKFYSSIRLDIRKIETLKEKEEATGNRVRVKVVKNKTAPPFRQAEFDIIYNTGISRESSLVDLGVKHDIISKSGAWYSYNTEKIGQGKEAAKEYLKANPEIAYQVENMVRDLNGLPPLAKEGKAPTAPSGGEDVQRAAG, encoded by the coding sequence ATGAAGAAGCAGAAAGAAGAAGCCCAAGGCTTAGACGACTCTAAGAAAATGGCGATCGATCAGGCCATGACTCAAATTGAAAAACAATTTGGGAAAGGATCGATCATGCGACTCGGTGCGGCTTCTGCTACGAACGTGATGCCCGTGATCCCGACAGGTTCTCTGGATCTTGACATCGCTTTGGGTATCGGTGGATATCCGTTAGGTAGAATTATCGAAATCTACGGGCCGGAATCCTCCGGAAAGACGACTCTTACTTTGGCTGCAATTGCAGAAGCTCAAAAAAGAGGCGGAGTTGCGGCGTTCATCGATGCCGAGCACGCGTTAGACCCATCCTACGCAAAGAAATTGGGCGTAAATCTGGAGGAGCTTCTCGTATCTCAACCGGATAACGGGGAGGAGGCGCTGGAAATTTGCGAGTCTTTAGTTCGTAGCAACGCAATCGATATCATTGTTGTCGACTCCGTAGCTGCACTTGTTCCTAAAGCCGAAATCGAAGGCGATATGGGAGACGCTCATATGGGTTTGCAAGCTCGTCTTATGTCCCAAGCTCTTCGCAAGCTTACCGGAACCATATCCAAATCAAGAACGGTTGTAGTTTTCATTAACCAAATTCGTATGAAAATCGGAGTCATGTTCGGGTCTCCCGAAACTACGACCGGTGGAAACGCGCTTAAGTTTTATAGCTCGATTCGACTAGACATTCGAAAAATTGAAACCTTAAAGGAAAAAGAGGAAGCCACAGGCAATCGAGTCCGAGTCAAAGTGGTTAAGAATAAGACCGCTCCACCGTTCAGGCAAGCGGAATTTGACATAATCTACAACACTGGAATTAGCAGGGAAAGTTCTCTCGTTGACTTAGGTGTAAAACACGACATCATTAGCAAATCGGGCGCCTGGTATTCCTATAATACCGAAAAGATCGGCCAGGGAAAGGAAGCGGCTAAAGAATACTTGAAGGCCAACCCTGAAATTGCCTACCAGGTCGAAAATATGGTGCGAGACTTAAACGGTCTCCCTCCTCTTGCAAAAGAAGGAAAAGCGCCGACAGCTCCTAGCGGAGGCGAAGACGTCCAAAGGGCCGCGGGATAA
- a CDS encoding HIT family protein codes for MSDCPICSAHSSQRIPGFLFQSGLFLVRHSEFSKKLPGYLYVEPVSHREAYSEWTSEEFAELGTAFQRATAWIYDRFSPEKIYTVLVAEKVAHMHFHLIPRFGEIKGPEYIRLALEGLLNPPQNIPFPEI; via the coding sequence ATTTCAGACTGTCCGATTTGTTCCGCGCATAGTAGCCAAAGAATTCCGGGATTCTTGTTTCAGTCAGGCCTGTTTCTTGTTCGACATAGCGAATTTTCAAAGAAACTTCCCGGATATCTTTATGTGGAGCCAGTTTCCCATCGCGAAGCATATTCCGAGTGGACTTCGGAGGAATTTGCAGAGTTGGGAACCGCGTTCCAACGAGCGACGGCCTGGATTTACGATCGTTTTTCCCCCGAAAAAATTTATACGGTACTAGTTGCGGAGAAGGTGGCACATATGCATTTTCACCTTATACCGCGGTTTGGTGAAATCAAAGGACCGGAATACATTCGCTTGGCCTTGGAAGGTCTACTAAATCCTCCTCAAAATATTCCGTTCCCGGAAATATAG